The genomic DNA TCGATTCCTTGCTGCAGATCATGGCGAGGCTGCGCGGGCCGCAGGGCTGCCCGTGGGATCGCGAGCAGACCCTCGAGACGCTGCGCACCTTTCTTCTCGAGGAGGCGCACGAGGTCCTCGAGGCGATGCAGGGCGATGAGAGGGAGGCACTGCGCGAGGAGCTGGGGGATTTGCTGTTCCAGATCGTCTTCCAGGCCCGCATCGCCGAGGAGCTGGGCTGGTTCGACTTCGAATCGGTGGCGGCGGCGATTGCCGACAAGCTCATCCGCCGCCATCCGCACGTCTTCGGCGAGGATCGGCTCGACACCGCCTCCGAGGTCGCCGTGCAGTGGGAGGAGCTCAAGGAGCGCGAGCGGCGCGCGTCGGCCGATCCCTCGCGTCTCAAGGGGGTCCCCCGCAGCCTGCCGGGCCTGCTGCGCGCGCTGCGGCTGTCGCAGAAAGCGGCGCACGCCGGGTTCGAATGGCCGACCACCGCGGAGGTCTTCGACAAGGTGCGCGAGGAAATCGGCGAATGGGAGAGCGCGCGCACCGCGGGCGACCGCGAGGCCGCGTCCCGCGAGCTGGGGGATCTTCTCTTCAGCCTGGTGAATGTCGCCCGCAAGGAAGGGCTGGATCCCGAAGCGGCGCTGCAGGGGAGCAACGATCGCTTCCAGCGCCGCTTCCGCGACATGGAGCGGATGATGGCGGATGCCGGCGAGACCGCCGAGTCGCTGTCGCTGCAGCGCTGGGACGAGCTATGGCGGGAGGCGAAGGCGCGGGAGTGAGCGCCGCGCCTGCGCTTCGGGCTCAGAGGAACTTCGACTGCCCGAACCGGCCGAGCTTGCGGAACTTCTCGTAGCGCGCCTCGCGCCGGCTCGCCGGGTCGAGGCGCACCAGCTCCTCGAGCTGGCTGGAGAGCACGGAGTCGAGCAGCTCGGCAGCGCGCTGCGGATCGGCATGCGCCCCGCCCACCGGCTCGGGGACGATCTCGTCCACGATCCCCAGCTCCTTGAGGTCGCCGGCGGTGATGCGCATGGCGCGGGCCGCCTCGGGCGCTTTGGCGGCATCGCTCCACAGGATGGCGGCGCACCCTTCGGGGCTGATGACCGAGTAGATCGAGTGCTCGAGCATGTTCACCCGGTCGCCCACGCCGATCGCCAGCGCCCCGCCGCTTCCTCCTTCCCCCGTCACCGTGACGATCACCGGGACCGACAGCCGCGCCATCTCGCGCAGGTTGATGGCGATCGCCTCGGCCTGTCCGCGCTCCTCGGCGCCGCGCCCCGGGTAGGCGCCGGGCGTGTCGATGAAGCTGAACAGCGGCCGGCCGAACTTCTCGGCCATCTTCATGATGCGCAGCGCCTTGCGGTAGCCGTCGGGGCTGGGCATGCCGAAGTTGCGCCGGATCTTCTCCTTGATGTCCCGCCCCTTCTGATGCCCGACCAGCGCCACCGGCATTCCCTGGTAAGTGGCGAAGCCCCCGACGATGGCGGGGTCGTCGGCGAACTTCCGGTCGCCGTGCAGCTCGATGAAATTGGCGAACAGCATCTGGATGTAGTCGAGGGTGTAAGGGCGCTTGGCGTTGCGCGCCACCTGCGCCTTCTGCCAGGCGGTGAGGCTGGAGTAGATTTCCCCGCG from Candidatus Polarisedimenticolia bacterium includes the following:
- a CDS encoding acetyl-CoA carboxylase carboxyltransferase subunit alpha, yielding MPREDENVEHPIQELEKRIEDLTGIPGGEDRSAERDRLRRELQDLRGEIYSSLTAWQKAQVARNAKRPYTLDYIQMLFANFIELHGDRKFADDPAIVGGFATYQGMPVALVGHQKGRDIKEKIRRNFGMPSPDGYRKALRIMKMAEKFGRPLFSFIDTPGAYPGRGAEERGQAEAIAINLREMARLSVPVIVTVTGEGGSGGALAIGVGDRVNMLEHSIYSVISPEGCAAILWSDAAKAPEAARAMRITAGDLKELGIVDEIVPEPVGGAHADPQRAAELLDSVLSSQLEELVRLDPASRREARYEKFRKLGRFGQSKFL
- the mazG gene encoding nucleoside triphosphate pyrophosphohydrolase; this encodes MASSIDSLLQIMARLRGPQGCPWDREQTLETLRTFLLEEAHEVLEAMQGDEREALREELGDLLFQIVFQARIAEELGWFDFESVAAAIADKLIRRHPHVFGEDRLDTASEVAVQWEELKERERRASADPSRLKGVPRSLPGLLRALRLSQKAAHAGFEWPTTAEVFDKVREEIGEWESARTAGDREAASRELGDLLFSLVNVARKEGLDPEAALQGSNDRFQRRFRDMERMMADAGETAESLSLQRWDELWREAKARE